TATTCACCCAATAAAATTCAGGCTCCTCAACGGAACTCCGACCGCCACCACAAACGATCTTGTCATGTGCACATCCGGCAGCTGTAACGGCATTGAAACACGCAAGGCCATCAGAGATCACTGTACTGCCGTTACAGAGGTGTTTTTTGCTCCAGGCAGAAATTTCACTGCTCCTGAATCCCTTGACAATAGAGAGCTTGATGCGTGTTGCCCGTCCTTCCTTAGTAGTTTCAACCGCAGCCACAAAGGGCGTTTTACCCTTAGCCCCACGCCCGGGTTTGCATCCTGTACGCTCTCCCCCGAGATAGGCATCATCCAGCTCAATGAAGCCAGATAGCTTGTATTGGTGGTCTCGCTCCATCATCACCTGCATGAGTTTGTGCTTCATACGCCAAGTTGCGTTGTATGAGATACCCAAATGACGTGACAACTCCATACAAGAGATACCTTTCTTATCCTGAGTGATGAGAAAAATCCCAAGGAACCAAGTAGTTAGGGGCAACTTGGTGGAATCGAAGATTGTGCGGGAAGTAATCGATGTCTGGCGCCGACATCGATTACATTGTTTGAGCTTTCGGTGAGATAGATCACAATGCTTGTCATGACCACAGTGAGGACAAGAAAACCCGTTTGGCCAACGCCACTGGCAGAGAGCCTCGAAACACTGCTCTTCAGTACCATATTCTTTAAGGAATTGGGTCAAACTAATGCCTTTTTGGAACTGTACCTTGTTGCGAGCCATGATCTATTCCCTACGTCTAACTGTATTTATATACAGTTAGATATGGCTTTGCAAGGGTGGTAATTGGGTAAGTATTTGTTCGCTTTTTCTTGAGTAGATGGCGCGAAGTACTTTTTTGCTAATCTGAGGCAGTCCTTCTATCGATATTGGGGAGGCAGCAAAATGTGTGGGCTGCTAGCTGTATTTTCAAATACCGTTGTATACAACCGGGAACAGATTTATCGAGCATTACAGACTCTTTCCCATCGAGGGCCTGATGGTGAAGGGTTCTGGTCATCAGGAGATGGACGGGCCTGGCTGGCTCATAAGCGCCTCAGTATTATTGACTTGGAAGGTGGTCAGCAGCCACTATTGAGTGATGATGGAGAGGTAGCCTGCATTGTTAATGGTGAATTTTATAATTATTTAGAGATAAAAGATGATTTGATAAGGCGGAACTATCGTTTTCTTACACAATCGGATAGTGAAATACTTATCGGCCTATATCAAGAGTTTGGTGTTTATTGCCTGGAATATCTACGAGGAGAATTTTCTTTCGTACTTTACGATAAAAGAAAAAACTTAATATTTTCTGCTCGAGATAGGTTTGGAATAAAACCTCTATTTTATTGTTGGGTAGATGGATGCTTGTGTTTTGCATCAGAAGTTAAGGCCTTCAAAGCGCTTGGCTTGCCGATAGATTGGAATCCACATACTTTTTGGCAAGAAATTAGCTTCTTGCATGCTCCAGCTTCTAGTTTGTTTAAAAATATTCATGAGCTTCCTCCTGGTCATTATGGTTTGGCCTATTTGGATGATCTACAATTTTCGACTCATATTTATTGGAATTTACACTTCCCCACTATTGCGGAACAAGGAAGTAATGTTTTCGATGAGAAAGAGGTTATTAGTGAGGTGCGCAAGCGCTTCTCTGAATCGATTAAGTTAAGGCTCAAAGCTGATGTACCTGTTGCCTGCTATTTGAGTGGTGGCATAGATGCCTCTTCCGTGCTTGGTATAGCGCAAGGTATGGTGGATAAGCCGATCGATGCATTCACCTTATCTTTTGATCATCCGGCCTATGATGAGTCCTCTAACGCAAAATCCATGACTGATTACTTGGGAAGTAATTATCACCCTGTTGAAATTGATAGTGACACACTGATCAGTTGCTTTGAGGATACTGCTTATACCGGCGAAAAAATGTTCTTTAACGGTAACGCTATCACTAAATATGTTCTAAGCCGAGTTGTTCGAGAGCACGGTTATAAAGTGGTTCTTACTGGGGATGGAGCAGATGAAGTATTTGCTGGTTACGGTTGGTTCAGGCAAGATTTTATCGAATATTATTTAGATACAATTCCAAAAAAAGAAAAGCAAGCTATCTTGCAGAAATTGCAGTCTGGTGATCCTGTTTCCGAAGGCGTTTTTATGGCCTCTACAAGACTGCATCAGTCACAGGTGGTGAAGTCAGCCCTTGGCTTCTTTCCAAACTGGATGCAGAGCTTTATGGATATGGGCAAAAAGATATTCCCA
This DNA window, taken from Microbulbifer sp. VAAF005, encodes the following:
- a CDS encoding IS1595 family transposase, which codes for MARNKVQFQKGISLTQFLKEYGTEEQCFEALCQWRWPNGFSCPHCGHDKHCDLSHRKLKQCNRCRRQTSITSRTIFDSTKLPLTTWFLGIFLITQDKKGISCMELSRHLGISYNATWRMKHKLMQVMMERDHQYKLSGFIELDDAYLGGERTGCKPGRGAKGKTPFVAAVETTKEGRATRIKLSIVKGFRSSEISAWSKKHLCNGSTVISDGLACFNAVTAAGCAHDKIVCGGGRSSVEEPEFYWVNTVLGNLKSALRSTYHAIRPKYAQRYLAEFQYRFNRRFNLSALIPRLVFVSLRTPPMPERLLKISLA
- the asnB gene encoding asparagine synthase (glutamine-hydrolyzing): MCGLLAVFSNTVVYNREQIYRALQTLSHRGPDGEGFWSSGDGRAWLAHKRLSIIDLEGGQQPLLSDDGEVACIVNGEFYNYLEIKDDLIRRNYRFLTQSDSEILIGLYQEFGVYCLEYLRGEFSFVLYDKRKNLIFSARDRFGIKPLFYCWVDGCLCFASEVKAFKALGLPIDWNPHTFWQEISFLHAPASSLFKNIHELPPGHYGLAYLDDLQFSTHIYWNLHFPTIAEQGSNVFDEKEVISEVRKRFSESIKLRLKADVPVACYLSGGIDASSVLGIAQGMVDKPIDAFTLSFDHPAYDESSNAKSMTDYLGSNYHPVEIDSDTLISCFEDTAYTGEKMFFNGNAITKYVLSRVVREHGYKVVLTGDGADEVFAGYGWFRQDFIEYYLDTIPKKEKQAILQKLQSGDPVSEGVFMASTRLHQSQVVKSALGFFPNWMQSFMDMGKKIFPLFCEDYAKYIQHLQPAETLLEHLGGAFSVKNRSILSKSLYTFTKSMLPHYVLTMMGDRTEMAHSIEGRLPFLDHHLVEYVSVLPDKYKIRGLTEKYILREAMKPVLTEQVYKKQKQPLWTPPLTDKKNRKLYEYMKDIVHSRATLDMPFLDHKKAIRFFEKSDSLLKADQNVVDAVKYLIVSGILLHKRLVMS